TTTCTCGAGGGATTGTAAAACTAAGGACCGCCATCTCTCGTTGGTACAAGAAAAAATACAACGTCGATCTCGATCATGACTCGGAGACAATTGTGACGATCGGGGCGAAGGAGGGGCTATCCCACCTCATGATCGCCATCACAAAACCGGGTGATGTGGTGTTTGTTCCCGATCCTGCCTATCCGATCCATACCTATGCCCCGGTGATTGCTGGTGCGGAGGTAAAGCCGGTCTCGCTTTACGGCGATTTTTTCGAAAATCTTAAAAAGGCGAAAAAAGAGGTGGGAACAAGGGGAAAAATTCTTATTATTTCCTTTCCCTCAAATCCGACGACCCATGTCGTCGATCTTCCCTTTTTTGAAAAGGTGATCGCCTTTGCTGAGGAGCATGATCTTTTAGTCATCCATGACCTCGCCTATGCTGATCTTGTCTTTGATGGGTATCGGGCCCCTTCGATCCTTCAGGTTCCTGGCGCCAAGAAGAGGGCGGTCGAGATCTATTCCCTCTCAAAAGGTTACAGCATGCCGGGTTGGAGGGTCGGGTTTGTTGTTGGAAATCAGGAGATGGTTTTTGCACTGACGCGGCTCAAGAGTTATTTCGATTACGGGATGTTCACGCCGATTCAGGTGGCGGCGACTGTTGCGCTTGATGGACCCCAGGGGTGTGTGAAGGAAATTGTCGAAACCTACAAGCAGCGCCGTGATGTCCTCTGTGACGGACTTTCACGGATTGGTTGGCAGATCGAAAAACCGAAGGCGACGATGTTTGTCTGGGGGGAGATTCCGGAGCCGTGGAAAAAAATCGGTTCGGTAGAGTTTTCAAAACTTCTTTTGAGCAAGGGGAAGGTGGCAGTTTCTCCTGGACTTGGGTTTGGCCAGTGTGGTGAGGGTTATGTGAGATTTGCGTTGGTTGAAAATGAGAAAAGGATTAGGCAAGCGGTACGCGGAATAAAGGAAATCCTAAACAAATAATATTTATGAAAACAGTGAAAATAGGTCTCTTGGGGTTCGGGACTGTCGGGGCTGGGGTTTTTAAACTGATCACGGAGCGGTGTGGACTTTTGGAAGAGAGGTCGGGTGTTCGTTTTGAGATTAAAAAGATTCTCGTTCGGGATCTCAAAAAACCGAGAAAGGTGGAGGTCGATCCACGACTTCTGACGACAAACCCAGAAGAAGTTTTGGCTGATCCTGAAATTTCTACTGTGGTTGAATTGATTGGCGGGATTGAGCCGGCACGGTCTTATCTAATTCAGGCGATCCAATCGGGAAAAAAAGTTGTGACGGCGAATAAACTGCTTCTTGCCGAGAAGGGGGGAGAGATTTTTGAGCTGGCGAGGGAATGCAAAACCCCGGTCGGTTTCGAGGCCTCTGTGGGAGGAGGGATTCCGATTATCCGTGCACTTCAGGAGGGGTTTGTCGGGAACCAGATCAATGAAATCTATGGGATTGTTAATGCGACTTCGAATTATATCCTTTCGGAGATGTCCCTGAAGGGGAGCGAGTTTCAGGAGGTTTTTGCCCACGCCCAGAGTGAGGGGTATGTGGAGAGCGACCCTCGCATGGATATCGAGGGGCATGATGCTGCCCAGAAACTTTCTATCTTAACAGCACTTAGCTCCGGTTCTTCCCCTGCCCCGGACAAGATCTATGTCGAAGGGATCAGTCGGATCACCCACTTTGACATTGAATCTGCAGAACAGCTTGGATTTAGAATCAAACTTCTCGCTGTCTATAAACAGCATGAGGGGAGGATCGAGGCGCGTGTGCATCCCACATTTATCCCGCTTCGCCATCCGCTTTCGGACGTTAATGGCTTCTTCAATGCTATTTATGTGAAGGGGGATGCTGTCGGCGAGACGATGTTTTATGGTCGTGGGGGGGGGATGATGCCAACCGCCTCAGCGGTTGTCTCCGATATCGTTTCTGTCGAGAGGACCGTCTTTGACCCCTCTCTCTTGCCCACGGCACGTCCCGTTTCGTTCTTTTCACTGGAAGAGCTGTCGATGGAATATTATTTGCGGTTCACTGTTGTCGATCGTCCCGGGGTCTTGGGTCAGATTGCCAATGCGTTGGGGGCCAATGAAATCAGTATCGCCTCTGTCGATCAACATGGCCAAGACAAGGGGGGGCGTGTGCCGATCGTGATCATGCTCCATCGGGCACAGGAAAAAAATGTCCGAAAGGCGATTCAGATCATTGATCAAATGGAGCCGGTGCTGGATAAGACCTTGTGCATTCGTGTGGAGCCTCTCGCTTGAGTGGGATCATTAGAAAATATCACTCTTTTCTTCCAATCAACGATCGTTTTATTGTTACTTTGCTTGAAGGGAATACGCCGTTATTGCCGGCGCCACGATTGGCGGCAAAGATTTTTGGTTCACTTCTTAAAAATCCTCCCGAATTGTATCTGAAACTGGAGGGGTTGAATCCAACCGGTTCCTTCAAGGATCGCGGGATGACCTATGCCGTCTCGAAGGCGCTGGAAGCTGGGAGTCAAGCGGTCATCTGTGCCTCGACCGGTAACACCTCCGCCTCAGCGGCCGCTTATGCGGCCCGTGCTGGCATACGGGCCTACGTTGTTATCCCGAAGGGAAAGATCGCATTGGGAAAACTGTCGCAGGCGGTCATGCATGGGGCCCGTGTGGTGGCTGTGGAGGGAAATTTTGATGAGGCGCTTCGTTTGGTTAAAGAGATAGCGCAAGAAGGGGGGGTAACACTTGTCAATTCGATTAATCCCCATCGACTCGAAGGTCAAAAGACAGCAGCCTTTGAGATCTGCGAACAGTTAGGTGGACCGCCGACCCATCATCTGCTGCCTGTCGGAAATGCGGGGAATATCACTGCACATTGGAAAGGGTATCGGGAATTTTGTCAGACCAGTCCGACGAGTCCGACCGGTCGGACTATTCTCCCCAAAATGCTTGGTTTCCAAGCAGCCGGTGCGGCGCCGATTGTCCTGGGGCATGTTGTGAAAGAGCCTCGAACGGTCGCGACGGCGATACGGATCGGGAACCCAGCCTCATGGCAAGGAGCGGTAGCGGCTCGAGACGAGTCGAGCGGGGTGATTGATAAAGTCACTGATCGGGAGATCCTCGAGGCGTATAAGATGATTGCCACATTGGAAGGGTATTTTTGTGAGCCGGCCTCAGCGGCCTCTGTCGCTGGCCTTAATAAGCTGGCGCGGCAACGGTATTTTGGGGAAGGGGATCGTATCGTCTGTACTTTGACCGGACATGGATTAAAGGATCCGGATAACGCTATCCGGATTTCCAGATCTCCGGTCACGATAAAGCCGGAGTTAAAAAAACTGATCAAGGCGTTGAAATTGTAAGAGATGAAGATTGCATTCAAAAAGATGGATGAAGATGAATTCAAATTGTTTGCGAAAGACTCCATCAAAAGTTCTGCAGAAAAATTAAAGGGCATTCGGGGAGTTAGTGATGACGAAGCACTTCAGGAGGCCGAGCGTCAATTTTGTTCGATACTACCTCAAGGGAAGTCAACGCCGAACCACTGTCTCTATTCGCTCATCGATACCTCATCAAAGAAAAAAATCGGACACCTTTGGTACGGAACTTCCAAGGTGGGTCAGTCTCTTCAGGCATACCTTTATGACATTGTGATTATCAAAGAATGCCAGCGAAAGGGGTATGGTTTTCAAGCGCTCTCACTCATGGAAGAGGAGGCAAAAAAAATGGGGGTTCAAAGGATTAATCTCCATGTCTTGGGTCAGAATGAGACAGCGGCGCGACTCTACCGACGACTGGGGTATCAGGTGTCTGTTATGAACCTGTTTAAAAAACTTGCCAGATAGGTAAGACACTGAAATTATGATATAGGAAATTTACAATGAAAGTCATCTGGGCGCCATGGAGGATTGAATATCTGAAGGCGAAAAAAGAGAAGGGGTGTGTTTTATGCAAAAGGAGCCGCGGAAAGCAAGATCAGCAGAGTTATATTCTACATCGAGGGAAGAAGAACTTTGTGATTTTGAACCGATATCCGTACATCAATGGACATCTGATGGTCGTTCCTTACCGTCACACCGCCCGGTTTGAGGACTTGAGGGAGGATGAGATGGCGGAACATCATCAGCTCATCAGGAAATCTGTCCTTGTTTTGAAAAAGGCCTTCAAACCCCATGGATTTAATATCGGTATGAATATCGGCCAGGCTGGCGGTGCCGGTATTGCCGAACATCTTCATATGCATGTTGTCCCGAGGTGGCCTGCTGATACCGGATGTATGCCGGTGCTGGCGGATACCCGATCTCTTCCACAATATTTGCAGGATACCTATAAAATCTTAAAGAAAGGATGGGTAAATCTATGAAAAAGGTCATTTATGCGATCATCATCGCTCTGGCCTGTTTTATTGTCCTGAATTCGATTTACAGCAATGTCGGGAGTATTGATTTTAATTACCCGATGAGTTTTCGTTTTAGTGTACCACATCTTTTCACCCTGAAGTCGCTTTCAGTTCCTGCCGGTTTTGTGATTCTCACTGCCTTTTGTCTCGGAATGGTTTTCCTGCCCCTGCTTCAATTAATTCCAACGATCTTTCGGAACGCCGAGATCCGGGCGAAGGAAAAACGGATCCGGGAGTTGGAGAGGGAGCTTGATGAGGCGAGATTAAATCCCTCTACGCCCGAGCAGGACCCTTCTTTCCCTTCTTCCTCAAATCCTTGAGTGTTAGAGTAGAACCTTCTGGAACCGGTGCGGCAGGTTCTGGCGCACGACGGGAAAGTTGTTCCAATCCTTTGGCGGCAAGTTTTTGGATATTCATCCCCGGGACGTAGCCTGTCTGAGCCGTCGCTGCCGGTATCGGAAATCCTTTTCGACCCTTGTTCTGGATGCTGGCAATATCGAGTTGAAGTATTCTTAATGGGGAGGGGATTTTCTCGAGGGCTGTCCGGATCTCATTTTTTATTTCCTTATTAATCCTGATTTTTCCATTCACCAGTTTGTTTTGTTTCCGGTAGTGGTCGAGGATCAGAGGAATATTCGCCTCGGGGATCCAGGTGGAAGGGCAGACAAACTGTTTGAAGACCGCCTCAAACTCCTTTTCAGAAAATTCCCTTTCTTGCAGGCGATC
This genomic window from Deltaproteobacteria bacterium contains:
- a CDS encoding aminotransferase class I/II-fold pyridoxal phosphate-dependent enzyme, whose protein sequence is MSLQGRLSGVPIWRRHSVMEFERIKKLPPYILGQVTQMMIEARRNGEDIINLGMGNPDLPTPRHIVEKLKEAADKPKNHRYSVSRGIVKLRTAISRWYKKKYNVDLDHDSETIVTIGAKEGLSHLMIAITKPGDVVFVPDPAYPIHTYAPVIAGAEVKPVSLYGDFFENLKKAKKEVGTRGKILIISFPSNPTTHVVDLPFFEKVIAFAEEHDLLVIHDLAYADLVFDGYRAPSILQVPGAKKRAVEIYSLSKGYSMPGWRVGFVVGNQEMVFALTRLKSYFDYGMFTPIQVAATVALDGPQGCVKEIVETYKQRRDVLCDGLSRIGWQIEKPKATMFVWGEIPEPWKKIGSVEFSKLLLSKGKVAVSPGLGFGQCGEGYVRFALVENEKRIRQAVRGIKEILNK
- a CDS encoding homoserine dehydrogenase, with translation MKTVKIGLLGFGTVGAGVFKLITERCGLLEERSGVRFEIKKILVRDLKKPRKVEVDPRLLTTNPEEVLADPEISTVVELIGGIEPARSYLIQAIQSGKKVVTANKLLLAEKGGEIFELARECKTPVGFEASVGGGIPIIRALQEGFVGNQINEIYGIVNATSNYILSEMSLKGSEFQEVFAHAQSEGYVESDPRMDIEGHDAAQKLSILTALSSGSSPAPDKIYVEGISRITHFDIESAEQLGFRIKLLAVYKQHEGRIEARVHPTFIPLRHPLSDVNGFFNAIYVKGDAVGETMFYGRGGGMMPTASAVVSDIVSVERTVFDPSLLPTARPVSFFSLEELSMEYYLRFTVVDRPGVLGQIANALGANEISIASVDQHGQDKGGRVPIVIMLHRAQEKNVRKAIQIIDQMEPVLDKTLCIRVEPLA
- a CDS encoding threonine synthase; translation: MSGIIRKYHSFLPINDRFIVTLLEGNTPLLPAPRLAAKIFGSLLKNPPELYLKLEGLNPTGSFKDRGMTYAVSKALEAGSQAVICASTGNTSASAAAYAARAGIRAYVVIPKGKIALGKLSQAVMHGARVVAVEGNFDEALRLVKEIAQEGGVTLVNSINPHRLEGQKTAAFEICEQLGGPPTHHLLPVGNAGNITAHWKGYREFCQTSPTSPTGRTILPKMLGFQAAGAAPIVLGHVVKEPRTVATAIRIGNPASWQGAVAARDESSGVIDKVTDREILEAYKMIATLEGYFCEPASAASVAGLNKLARQRYFGEGDRIVCTLTGHGLKDPDNAIRISRSPVTIKPELKKLIKALKL
- a CDS encoding GNAT family N-acetyltransferase, encoding MKIAFKKMDEDEFKLFAKDSIKSSAEKLKGIRGVSDDEALQEAERQFCSILPQGKSTPNHCLYSLIDTSSKKKIGHLWYGTSKVGQSLQAYLYDIVIIKECQRKGYGFQALSLMEEEAKKMGVQRINLHVLGQNETAARLYRRLGYQVSVMNLFKKLAR
- a CDS encoding HIT domain-containing protein translates to MKVIWAPWRIEYLKAKKEKGCVLCKRSRGKQDQQSYILHRGKKNFVILNRYPYINGHLMVVPYRHTARFEDLREDEMAEHHQLIRKSVLVLKKAFKPHGFNIGMNIGQAGGAGIAEHLHMHVVPRWPADTGCMPVLADTRSLPQYLQDTYKILKKGWVNL
- a CDS encoding LapA family protein; its protein translation is MKKVIYAIIIALACFIVLNSIYSNVGSIDFNYPMSFRFSVPHLFTLKSLSVPAGFVILTAFCLGMVFLPLLQLIPTIFRNAEIRAKEKRIRELERELDEARLNPSTPEQDPSFPSSSNP